From a region of the Geothrix sp. 21YS21S-2 genome:
- the murF gene encoding UDP-N-acetylmuramoyl-tripeptide--D-alanyl-D-alanine ligase, whose translation MSGLWNLSEVSARVGGTLLGDGEATPVALSMDTRTLAPGSCFVAIRGQRDGHDFAQQAVEAGAGSVMADHELAVDVPQLLVTDTLAALQRWGQARLEAFRPPHVFGITGSVGKTGTKELLAAATGAWKTPGNRNNTLGLPEALATLPEDTSAVVLEMGMSTPGEIRRLTEIAPPDLGLVTNIGQVHMENFVDGQEGIARAKGELVAGLRPGGQWVHLAGDSWCRWVAMQPWARAKAVPVGRGSAFGWQDEASLGLQGERFVLRFPGGTVPVRLRLRGSHHVRNAALAGSLAILAGYAPEAVASAMGEVDAGPGRGRLHALKGGGWLLDESYNAIQESVLACGEALLTLDGGDAVAVLGCMRELGQGAAAVHRDTGEGLRALGFSRVLVYGDHAAALAAGFGPGARAFPDFETLRDDAGGLASIPAGARILVKGSRFWRSERAVDWLLETFSPGKP comes from the coding sequence ATGAGCGGCCTCTGGAACCTCTCCGAAGTGAGCGCCCGCGTGGGCGGCACCCTCCTGGGCGACGGGGAGGCCACGCCCGTGGCCCTCTCCATGGACACCCGCACCCTCGCGCCCGGCAGCTGCTTCGTGGCCATCCGGGGCCAGCGGGACGGCCACGATTTCGCCCAGCAGGCCGTGGAAGCGGGGGCGGGCTCGGTCATGGCCGACCACGAGCTGGCTGTCGACGTGCCCCAGCTCCTGGTAACCGACACCCTGGCCGCCCTGCAGCGGTGGGGCCAGGCGCGCCTCGAGGCCTTCCGCCCCCCGCACGTGTTCGGCATCACCGGCTCCGTGGGCAAGACCGGCACCAAGGAGCTCCTGGCCGCGGCCACCGGCGCCTGGAAGACCCCCGGCAACCGCAACAACACCCTGGGCCTGCCCGAGGCCCTGGCCACCCTGCCCGAGGACACCTCCGCCGTGGTCCTGGAGATGGGCATGAGCACGCCCGGCGAGATCCGCCGCCTCACCGAGATCGCGCCCCCCGACCTGGGGCTGGTCACCAACATCGGCCAGGTGCACATGGAGAACTTCGTGGACGGCCAGGAGGGCATCGCCCGCGCCAAGGGCGAGCTGGTGGCGGGGCTCAGGCCCGGCGGCCAGTGGGTGCACCTGGCCGGCGACAGCTGGTGCCGCTGGGTGGCCATGCAGCCCTGGGCCCGCGCCAAGGCCGTGCCCGTGGGCCGCGGCAGCGCCTTCGGGTGGCAGGACGAGGCGTCGCTGGGCCTCCAGGGGGAACGGTTCGTGCTGCGCTTCCCCGGGGGGACCGTGCCGGTGCGCCTGCGCCTGCGGGGCTCCCATCACGTGCGCAACGCAGCTCTGGCCGGGTCCCTGGCCATCCTGGCAGGGTACGCTCCCGAGGCCGTGGCCTCGGCCATGGGCGAGGTGGACGCGGGTCCCGGCCGGGGCCGGCTCCACGCCCTGAAGGGCGGCGGCTGGCTTCTCGACGAGAGCTACAACGCCATCCAGGAATCCGTCCTTGCCTGCGGCGAGGCCCTACTGACCCTGGACGGGGGGGACGCCGTCGCGGTGCTGGGCTGCATGCGCGAGCTGGGGCAGGGGGCCGCGGCCGTGCACCGGGACACCGGCGAGGGCCTGCGGGCCCTGGGCTTCAGCCGGGTGCTCGTCTACGGCGACCACGCCGCGGCCCTGGCCGCGGGCTTCGGGCCCGGCGCGCGGGCCTTCCCCGACTTCGAAACCCTGCGCGACGACGCCGGAGGCCTCGCCTCCATCCCGGCAGGCGCGCGCATCCTCGTCAAAGGCAGCCGGTTCTGGCGTTCGGAACGGGCCGTCGACTGGCTTCTCGAAACCTTCTCTCCCGGAAAACCATGA
- the mraY gene encoding phospho-N-acetylmuramoyl-pentapeptide-transferase, producing the protein MIHWLLFPFRDAVPGFSVFRYITFRAAMAAGTAMLLSILVGPWVIRTLTRLKMGQHILEDSPDTHQAKAGTPTMGGLLIVGAILVSTLLWCELRSGVIWVALVSLVGFCAVGAIDDTKKLLRKQNLGLRSWQKMLLLVAITLVVSWLILHFNLRGTNTSQLSVPFFKKFRPDVGMFLVPWICLVVVGTSNAVNLTDGLDGLAIGGTLIVAATFAILAYVAGNAKMAQYLIVPFVPGGGELAVFLGAMSGASLGFLWFNAHPAEVFMGDTGSLALGGALGTVAIMIKQELLLVIAGGLFVLEAFSVILQVGSFKLRGGKRIFRMAPFHHHMELGGLKETKVVIRLWITAIVCCMLALSSLKLR; encoded by the coding sequence ATGATCCACTGGCTCCTCTTCCCCTTCCGCGACGCCGTCCCCGGCTTCTCCGTCTTCCGCTACATCACGTTCCGGGCCGCCATGGCCGCGGGCACGGCCATGCTCCTCTCCATCCTCGTCGGCCCCTGGGTGATCCGCACCCTGACCCGCCTGAAGATGGGCCAGCACATTCTCGAGGACAGCCCGGACACGCACCAGGCCAAGGCCGGCACGCCCACCATGGGCGGCCTGCTCATCGTGGGCGCCATCCTGGTGTCGACGCTCCTGTGGTGCGAATTGCGCAGCGGGGTCATCTGGGTGGCCCTGGTGTCCCTGGTCGGCTTCTGCGCGGTGGGCGCCATCGACGACACGAAGAAGCTCCTGCGCAAGCAGAACCTGGGCCTGCGCAGCTGGCAGAAGATGCTGCTGCTGGTGGCCATCACCCTCGTGGTGTCCTGGCTCATCCTTCACTTCAACCTCCGGGGCACCAACACCAGCCAGCTCTCCGTGCCGTTCTTCAAGAAGTTCCGGCCCGACGTGGGCATGTTCCTGGTGCCCTGGATCTGCCTGGTGGTGGTGGGCACGAGCAATGCGGTGAACCTCACGGACGGCCTGGACGGGCTGGCCATCGGCGGCACCCTCATCGTCGCCGCGACCTTCGCGATCCTCGCCTACGTGGCCGGAAACGCGAAGATGGCCCAGTACCTCATCGTCCCCTTCGTCCCCGGCGGCGGCGAGCTGGCGGTGTTCCTGGGGGCCATGAGCGGCGCCTCCCTGGGCTTCCTGTGGTTCAACGCGCACCCGGCCGAGGTCTTCATGGGCGACACCGGCTCCCTGGCCCTGGGCGGGGCGCTGGGCACCGTGGCGATCATGATCAAGCAGGAGCTGCTCCTGGTCATCGCCGGCGGCCTGTTCGTGCTGGAGGCCTTCAGCGTGATCCTCCAGGTGGGCAGCTTCAAGTTGCGCGGCGGCAAGCGCATCTTCCGCATGGCCCCCTTCCACCACCACATGGAGCTGGGCGGGCTGAAGGAGACCAAGGTGGTGATCCGGCTCTGGATCACGGCCATCGTCTGCTGCATGCTGGCGCTGAGCTCGCTGAAGCTGCGGTAG
- the epsC gene encoding serine O-acetyltransferase EpsC, whose protein sequence is MTHAAACCELPSRAEATALRRLPYFFSDAAAIWRRDPALRGGALKALEIVLYASFWAMLLHRVAHPLHRLGLPFVPRLLSQAARFLTGIEIHPGAVIGRGLFIDHGMGVVIGETAIVGEDVLLYHGVTLGGVDARPGRRHPRLGNGVMVGAGAKVLGPVTLGDGARIGAQAVVLTSVPPGRTAVGAPARIV, encoded by the coding sequence ATGACCCACGCCGCCGCATGCTGTGAACTCCCGTCCCGGGCCGAAGCAACGGCCCTGCGCAGGCTGCCGTACTTCTTCTCCGACGCCGCGGCCATCTGGCGCCGGGACCCCGCGCTGCGGGGCGGCGCCCTGAAGGCCCTGGAGATCGTCCTCTACGCCTCCTTCTGGGCCATGCTGCTCCACCGCGTCGCCCACCCCCTGCACCGGCTGGGACTGCCCTTCGTGCCCCGGCTCCTGAGCCAGGCGGCGCGCTTCCTGACGGGCATCGAGATCCACCCCGGCGCCGTGATCGGGCGCGGGCTGTTCATCGACCACGGCATGGGCGTCGTCATCGGCGAGACGGCCATCGTCGGAGAGGATGTCCTGCTGTACCACGGCGTGACCCTGGGAGGTGTGGATGCCAGGCCCGGCCGCCGCCATCCCCGGCTGGGGAATGGGGTCATGGTGGGGGCGGGGGCGAAGGTGCTCGGCCCCGTGACCCTCGGTGACGGGGCCCGGATCGGGGCCCAGGCCGTGGTCCTCACCTCCGTGCCCCCGGGCAGGACGGCGGTGGGGGCGCCCGCGCGCATCGTTTGA
- the rsmH gene encoding 16S rRNA (cytosine(1402)-N(4))-methyltransferase RsmH, which yields MEPVVHVPVLLAEVLENLPVPAGGRVLDLTLGLGGHAEAILARCDADTRYLGVDRDPEARERARARLGSDARLTILADTHEDVWDHPSFQAWQHLQAPGGLDAVLLDLGVSTLQLRDPRRGFSFMEEGPLDMRMDPESGETALQWLAEQTDESLADALYTYGEERASRPIARNILRAFHDGRLHSTFDLAQAIYKVLPRDVARKKKQIDPATRTFQAIRIAVNGELGRLAATLEKAVSFLKPGGRIGVISFHSLEDRIAKQTLRRLAGVYDGPGRTSPVVLPRLIKLVHAGGLKPTEAECAANPPSRSARLRIGERLSDSESTRNPR from the coding sequence ATGGAACCCGTCGTCCACGTCCCCGTCCTGCTTGCCGAAGTGCTGGAGAACCTCCCGGTCCCGGCCGGCGGCCGCGTGCTCGACCTCACCCTGGGCCTGGGCGGCCACGCCGAGGCCATCCTGGCCAGGTGCGACGCCGACACCCGCTACCTGGGCGTGGACCGCGACCCCGAGGCCCGGGAGCGGGCCAGGGCCCGCCTGGGTTCCGACGCCCGGCTCACCATCCTCGCCGACACCCACGAGGACGTGTGGGACCACCCGTCCTTCCAGGCCTGGCAGCACCTCCAGGCCCCCGGCGGCCTCGACGCCGTCCTCCTGGACCTGGGCGTGTCCACCCTCCAGCTGCGGGACCCCCGGCGGGGCTTCAGCTTCATGGAGGAAGGCCCCCTGGACATGCGCATGGACCCGGAATCCGGGGAGACCGCCCTCCAGTGGCTCGCCGAGCAGACGGACGAGTCCCTGGCCGACGCGCTCTACACCTACGGCGAGGAGCGGGCCTCGCGGCCCATCGCCCGGAACATCCTCCGGGCCTTCCACGACGGCCGGCTCCACTCGACCTTCGACCTGGCCCAGGCCATCTACAAGGTCCTGCCCCGGGACGTGGCCCGCAAGAAGAAGCAGATCGACCCCGCCACCCGCACCTTCCAGGCCATCCGCATCGCCGTCAACGGCGAGCTGGGGCGCCTGGCGGCGACGCTCGAGAAGGCCGTGTCCTTCCTGAAGCCCGGGGGCCGCATCGGCGTCATCTCCTTCCACAGCCTCGAGGACCGCATCGCCAAGCAGACCCTGCGGCGCCTCGCGGGCGTCTACGACGGCCCGGGGCGCACCTCCCCCGTCGTCCTCCCCAGGCTCATCAAGCTGGTGCACGCCGGCGGCCTCAAGCCCACCGAGGCCGAATGCGCCGCCAACCCACCTTCCCGCTCCGCGCGCCTGCGGATCGGGGAACGGCTCTCCGATTCCGAATCCACGAGGAACCCGCGATGA
- a CDS encoding ABC transporter permease — protein sequence MFSPWIAFRTLFLREVMRYLKLAVQTLFAPFLSNLLFLSIFGGLMASRSSGPGGGPYLRFLVPGLVLMGTFLSAFQNPLFSLVAMKYQNTLQDLSQYPLSTASKFASFALAGALRGFLVGVMTFAAAGLFAGYHLQHAALFWAFLASTAFVAASGGIVAGLFLDSFEKTNFLVALVLTPAMFLAGVFQAAGTSPWLDLIARYNPLAALVGQGRGLFLGTGGPEPVTLLLGAAFSTASVALAIWAVGARKGMKIE from the coding sequence TTGTTTAGCCCCTGGATCGCGTTCCGGACCCTCTTCCTGCGGGAGGTGATGCGCTACCTGAAGCTGGCCGTGCAGACCCTTTTCGCCCCGTTCCTTTCCAACCTGCTGTTCCTCAGCATCTTCGGCGGACTCATGGCCTCGCGGAGCAGCGGCCCCGGGGGCGGGCCCTACCTCCGGTTCCTGGTGCCGGGGCTCGTGCTCATGGGGACCTTCCTGTCGGCCTTCCAGAATCCCCTGTTCTCCCTGGTGGCCATGAAGTACCAGAACACCCTCCAGGACCTGAGCCAGTACCCGCTTTCCACCGCTTCGAAGTTCGCCTCCTTCGCCCTGGCCGGAGCCCTGCGGGGCTTCCTGGTGGGCGTCATGACCTTCGCCGCGGCGGGCCTGTTCGCGGGCTACCACCTGCAGCACGCGGCCCTCTTCTGGGCCTTCCTGGCCTCCACCGCCTTCGTGGCCGCCTCCGGCGGCATCGTGGCAGGCCTTTTCCTGGATTCCTTCGAGAAGACCAACTTCCTCGTTGCCCTCGTCCTGACGCCGGCCATGTTCCTGGCGGGCGTGTTCCAGGCCGCCGGCACCTCCCCCTGGCTGGACCTTATCGCCCGGTACAACCCGCTGGCCGCCCTGGTGGGGCAGGGCAGGGGGCTCTTCCTGGGGACCGGCGGGCCGGAGCCCGTCACCTTGCTGCTGGGCGCGGCCTTCTCCACGGCGTCCGTCGCTCTGGCCATCTGGGCCGTGGGGGCCCGCAAGGGAATGAAAATCGAATAA
- a CDS encoding ABC transporter ATP-binding protein has product MLTLEGLTKTYRGAPRPALDAVDLGVEPGAFLALLGPNGAGKSTLINILSGRCEQDRGTVRVAGRLLAASDPALRTLIGIVPQEIRFDYVFTVEEILRMEMGFYGLRADPARLDFLLERLSLASKRKEKVRSLSGGMQRRLMIARALVHRPRLLLLDEPTAGVDLNLRHDLYGFLRELNAEGLTILLTTHYLEEAEELCGRIVVLDEGRIVADEAREAFLGMAGDFLTLDMRTEAESQVRSLFEGRGMAAEAGAGLRVVFPRSAREPVLAALAEASPLVDSFQILRPRLEDVFMKLTRKEAALV; this is encoded by the coding sequence ATGCTGACCCTCGAAGGCCTCACCAAGACCTACCGCGGCGCCCCCAGGCCTGCCCTGGACGCCGTGGACCTGGGCGTGGAGCCCGGCGCCTTCCTGGCCCTCCTGGGGCCCAACGGCGCGGGCAAATCGACGCTCATCAACATCCTCTCCGGGCGCTGCGAGCAGGACCGCGGCACCGTCCGGGTCGCGGGCAGGCTCCTGGCCGCCTCCGACCCCGCGCTGCGCACCCTCATCGGCATCGTGCCCCAGGAGATCCGCTTCGACTACGTCTTCACGGTCGAGGAGATCCTGCGCATGGAAATGGGCTTCTACGGCCTGCGGGCCGACCCGGCCCGGCTGGATTTCCTGCTGGAGCGCCTTTCCCTGGCATCCAAACGCAAGGAAAAGGTGCGGAGCCTCTCGGGGGGCATGCAGCGGCGCCTCATGATCGCCCGGGCCCTGGTGCACCGTCCGCGCCTCCTCCTCCTGGACGAGCCCACCGCCGGGGTGGACCTGAACCTCCGGCACGACCTGTACGGCTTCCTGCGCGAACTGAACGCGGAAGGCCTGACCATCCTGCTCACCACCCACTACCTGGAGGAGGCCGAGGAGCTCTGCGGCCGGATCGTGGTGCTGGACGAGGGCCGGATCGTGGCCGACGAGGCCCGGGAGGCCTTCCTGGGCATGGCCGGTGACTTCCTCACCCTCGACATGCGCACGGAGGCGGAGTCCCAGGTCCGGAGCCTGTTCGAAGGCCGGGGCATGGCGGCCGAGGCCGGCGCCGGCCTGCGGGTGGTGTTCCCCAGGTCCGCCCGGGAGCCGGTGCTGGCGGCCCTCGCGGAGGCCTCGCCGCTGGTGGACTCCTTCCAGATCCTGCGGCCCCGGCTGGAGGACGTCTTCATGAAGCTCACCCGGAAGGAGGCCGCCCTTGTTTAG
- a CDS encoding UDP-N-acetylmuramoyl-L-alanyl-D-glutamate--2,6-diaminopimelate ligase yields the protein MKFSDWMRDQDVFASGALDAEVAHVTCDSREAAPGWAFVALKGGVRDGADFVPAALAQGACAILADRDLDVPVPFARLGQGRRTMAHLARRLYGRPDLALALIGVTGTNGKTTTTTLIRQLLLGSGLGCGLVGTVLNAAGALEEEATRTTPESPAFYRWLRRSVEAGDAASAVEVSSHSLMLDRVEGARFKVGLFTNLTQDHLDFHGDMETYFEAKARLFAQCGAGLANADDPYGRRLLERPGVLGYAIEGPGSYRAEDLVLTPTGTSFRLATPRGAFDVRSPLLGRFNAYNLLAALAALAEAGFAPGALLPAVAGLTGAPGRLDRVDCGQPFGVMVDYAHTPDALEKLLTEGRRLLPEGGRLHVLFGCGGDRDRTKRPLMAAAVAGVADVLWHTSDNTRGEDPERILDDAALGIPEALRANPERYHRVADRALAVTQALAACRPGDLLLLAGKGHEPYQDIRGTKHPYSDRGAVETVLRGGTVPRPWAVTA from the coding sequence ATGAAGTTCAGCGATTGGATGCGGGACCAGGACGTATTCGCAAGCGGTGCGCTCGACGCCGAGGTGGCCCACGTCACCTGCGACAGCCGCGAGGCCGCCCCGGGGTGGGCCTTCGTCGCCCTGAAGGGCGGCGTGCGGGACGGCGCGGACTTCGTGCCCGCGGCCCTCGCCCAGGGCGCCTGCGCCATCCTCGCGGACCGTGACCTGGACGTTCCCGTGCCCTTCGCGCGCCTCGGGCAGGGCCGGCGCACCATGGCCCACCTGGCCCGGCGCCTCTACGGCCGGCCCGACCTGGCCCTGGCCCTCATCGGCGTCACCGGCACCAACGGCAAGACCACCACCACCACCCTCATCCGCCAGCTGCTCCTGGGCTCGGGCCTGGGCTGCGGCCTGGTGGGAACGGTGCTCAACGCCGCCGGCGCCCTGGAGGAGGAGGCCACCCGCACCACGCCCGAGAGCCCCGCCTTCTACCGGTGGCTGCGGCGCTCCGTGGAGGCCGGGGACGCCGCGTCGGCGGTGGAGGTCTCCAGCCACAGCCTCATGCTGGACCGGGTGGAGGGCGCGCGGTTCAAGGTGGGCCTGTTCACCAACCTCACCCAGGACCACCTGGACTTCCACGGGGACATGGAGACCTACTTCGAGGCCAAGGCCCGGCTCTTCGCGCAGTGCGGCGCCGGCCTGGCCAACGCCGACGACCCCTACGGAAGGCGGCTCCTGGAGCGGCCCGGGGTCCTGGGCTACGCCATCGAGGGTCCCGGCAGCTACCGCGCCGAGGACCTCGTCCTCACCCCAACGGGCACCTCGTTCCGGCTCGCCACCCCCCGGGGCGCCTTCGACGTGCGCAGCCCGCTCCTGGGGCGGTTCAACGCCTACAACCTGCTGGCGGCCCTGGCGGCGCTGGCGGAGGCGGGCTTCGCCCCCGGGGCCCTGCTGCCCGCGGTGGCCGGCCTCACCGGCGCCCCCGGGCGCCTGGACCGGGTGGACTGCGGCCAGCCCTTCGGGGTCATGGTGGACTACGCCCACACGCCCGACGCGCTGGAAAAGCTCCTCACGGAAGGCCGCCGGCTCCTGCCCGAAGGCGGCCGCCTCCACGTGCTCTTCGGCTGCGGCGGGGACCGGGACCGCACCAAGCGCCCCCTTATGGCCGCGGCCGTGGCGGGGGTCGCCGACGTCCTGTGGCACACCTCCGACAACACCCGCGGGGAGGACCCCGAGCGGATCCTGGACGACGCGGCCCTGGGCATCCCCGAGGCGCTTCGCGCCAACCCCGAACGCTACCACCGCGTGGCGGACCGGGCCCTGGCGGTCACCCAGGCCCTCGCGGCCTGCCGCCCCGGGGACCTGCTGCTCCTGGCCGGCAAGGGCCACGAGCCCTACCAGGACATCCGCGGCACCAAGCACCCCTACAGCGACCGCGGCGCCGTCGAGACCGTCCTCCGCGGCGGGACGGTGCCCCGCCCCTGGGCGGTGACGGCATGA
- a CDS encoding penicillin-binding transpeptidase domain-containing protein — protein MAIGGILSGSPSPRRLLGRPEASDLVAARLPWILGGSLLWIVMITLRLIWLQAVQHTYYRLRAERQHTTVVPIAPIRGELRDRRGGSLAISLKVESLFANPPSFYPDFRAGKGDTERNWGEPDRQSAQKAAAQLAPILEMSRAAVLERLLRKKPFVWIERQLPAGKVAAIKALKIDGVDFLPESKRHYPRGSLACQIVGFINIDGVGQLGIERTFDEQLAGKPGELIAPRDAKGRLLIMQENYAKIPVNGSTLQLTIDSTIQHIVEEALEEGVRRSHPATAYAVVVDPQTGEILAMAGTPTFDPNHIMPKRFLNRSESEWSAAEKEEYRREMDRQKAARKVHPVEDSYEPGSTMKIFTAAMALEEHKVHLGEMIACEAGKWKYADKVVTDTHSHGTIPFEAVLWQSSNIGAAKIGLRLDPTVHFQYLRKFGFGETTGLNFPGETAGRLQAPDRWSRTTQLTMSYGYGLSASPLQVLMAGCVLANGGKLMQPFLIQKIFNDQGNLLQEFKPKVKEQVLSEETSAMMREALKGVITSGTGKLARLDGNVEAFGKTGTSRKLVNGQYDMRRHYASFLGFFPADKPQYGMLFMLDDPAGDTTGGDVAAPLFKKIGDAVMRYRLSLPDSGQEADLKLGLRDWPVSENDEAVVHVEIGKVPDLKGLTLKSAIHRVVMAGGVPKLEGLGDSGGRAFRVEGQDPAPGTALEPGGAVKIKPRSP, from the coding sequence TTGGCGATCGGCGGCATCCTCAGCGGCTCTCCCTCGCCCCGGCGCCTCCTGGGGAGGCCCGAGGCCTCGGATCTCGTGGCCGCCAGGCTGCCCTGGATCCTGGGGGGGTCCCTCCTGTGGATCGTGATGATCACCCTGCGCCTCATCTGGCTGCAGGCCGTCCAGCACACCTACTACCGGCTCCGGGCCGAGCGCCAGCACACCACGGTGGTGCCCATCGCGCCCATCCGGGGCGAACTGCGGGACCGCCGGGGCGGGTCCCTGGCCATCTCCCTGAAGGTGGAGAGCCTTTTCGCCAACCCGCCATCGTTCTACCCCGACTTCCGGGCCGGGAAGGGGGACACCGAGCGGAACTGGGGGGAACCTGACCGGCAGAGCGCCCAGAAGGCCGCCGCCCAGCTGGCGCCCATCCTGGAGATGTCCCGCGCCGCCGTCCTGGAGCGGCTCCTGCGCAAGAAGCCCTTCGTGTGGATCGAGCGCCAGCTTCCCGCGGGCAAGGTCGCGGCCATCAAGGCCCTGAAGATCGACGGCGTGGATTTCCTCCCCGAGAGCAAGCGCCACTACCCCCGGGGGAGCCTGGCGTGCCAGATCGTCGGGTTCATCAACATCGACGGCGTGGGCCAGCTGGGCATCGAGCGCACCTTCGACGAGCAGCTCGCGGGCAAGCCCGGCGAGCTCATCGCGCCCAGGGACGCCAAGGGCCGGCTCCTCATCATGCAGGAGAACTACGCCAAGATCCCCGTGAACGGGTCCACCCTCCAGCTCACCATCGACTCCACCATCCAGCACATCGTGGAGGAGGCCCTGGAGGAGGGCGTCAGGCGCAGCCACCCCGCCACCGCCTACGCCGTGGTGGTGGACCCCCAGACCGGCGAGATCCTGGCCATGGCCGGCACGCCCACCTTCGATCCCAACCACATCATGCCCAAGAGGTTCCTGAACCGCTCCGAATCGGAGTGGAGCGCGGCGGAGAAGGAGGAGTACCGGCGCGAGATGGACCGCCAGAAGGCCGCGCGCAAGGTGCACCCGGTGGAGGACAGCTACGAGCCCGGCTCCACCATGAAGATCTTCACCGCGGCCATGGCCCTGGAGGAGCACAAGGTGCACCTGGGCGAGATGATCGCCTGCGAGGCGGGGAAGTGGAAGTACGCCGACAAGGTCGTCACCGACACCCACAGCCACGGCACCATCCCCTTCGAGGCGGTGCTCTGGCAGAGCTCCAACATCGGCGCGGCCAAGATCGGCCTGCGCCTGGACCCCACCGTCCACTTCCAGTACCTCCGCAAGTTCGGCTTCGGCGAGACCACCGGCCTCAACTTCCCGGGGGAGACCGCCGGGCGCCTCCAGGCCCCTGACCGCTGGAGCCGCACCACCCAGCTCACCATGAGCTACGGCTACGGCCTGTCGGCCTCGCCCCTCCAGGTGCTCATGGCGGGGTGCGTGCTGGCCAACGGCGGCAAGCTCATGCAGCCGTTCCTCATCCAGAAGATCTTCAACGACCAGGGCAACCTCCTCCAGGAGTTCAAGCCCAAGGTCAAGGAGCAGGTGCTCAGCGAGGAGACCTCGGCGATGATGCGCGAGGCCCTCAAGGGCGTCATCACCAGCGGCACCGGCAAGCTGGCCCGGCTCGACGGGAACGTCGAGGCCTTCGGCAAGACCGGCACCTCCCGCAAGCTCGTCAACGGGCAGTACGACATGCGCCGCCACTACGCGTCCTTCCTGGGGTTCTTCCCGGCCGACAAGCCCCAGTACGGCATGCTCTTCATGCTGGACGACCCCGCCGGGGACACCACCGGCGGCGACGTGGCCGCGCCGCTCTTCAAGAAGATCGGCGACGCCGTGATGCGCTACCGCCTCTCCCTGCCCGACTCGGGGCAGGAGGCCGACCTCAAGCTGGGCCTGCGGGACTGGCCCGTGAGCGAGAACGACGAGGCGGTGGTCCACGTGGAGATCGGCAAGGTGCCCGACCTCAAGGGCCTCACCCTCAAGTCCGCCATCCACCGGGTGGTCATGGCCGGGGGCGTTCCGAAACTGGAAGGCCTGGGCGACAGCGGCGGCAGGGCCTTCCGCGTGGAGGGCCAGGATCCCGCCCCGGGGACGGCCCTGGAACCCGGCGGCGCAGTGAAGATCAAGCCGAGGAGCCCATGA
- a CDS encoding division/cell wall cluster transcriptional repressor MraZ encodes MLRLRGNAPATVDEKGRLKLPTTFKADLDVFAKSEGEPGLRAYLTSLDGKGARLYPLPVWEAIEARLASVPGTNPAKRRFLEVTAYYGSEVEPDAQGRFVIPPTLREAASLVGEVAILGQMDHLAIWNKEAFAGRLVADPLTTEDLAALADLGI; translated from the coding sequence GTGCTGCGACTTCGCGGAAATGCACCGGCCACCGTGGACGAAAAGGGCCGTCTCAAGCTGCCCACCACCTTCAAGGCCGACCTGGACGTCTTCGCCAAGAGCGAAGGCGAGCCCGGCCTGCGCGCGTACCTCACCTCCCTGGACGGCAAGGGGGCCCGGCTCTACCCCCTGCCCGTGTGGGAGGCCATCGAAGCCAGGCTGGCGTCGGTGCCCGGCACCAACCCCGCCAAGCGGCGGTTCCTGGAAGTGACGGCGTACTACGGCTCCGAAGTGGAGCCCGACGCCCAGGGGCGCTTCGTCATCCCGCCCACCCTCCGCGAGGCCGCGAGCCTCGTGGGCGAAGTGGCCATCCTCGGCCAGATGGACCACCTGGCCATCTGGAACAAGGAGGCCTTTGCCGGCCGGCTCGTGGCCGACCCCCTCACCACCGAGGACCTCGCGGCCCTCGCGGACCTGGGGATCTGA
- a CDS encoding EAL domain-containing protein: MNQSLLESILDFRRPAVTYTHSIVNLKDGTTVAREVLTRFETQPGLMRTVGDLLVDVSLSAESRVRLDLLCLGAIFTTLEMHPITEHLLFVNLDPLTLEHPEFWYQIEPWLWNLSIPPHRIVFEITESYSRHSLDQLEFFSKRLRALGVRIAVDDLGSGIASLAHMGRLSPDFFKVDKSLVRGVQRRPYQAALLNALSVFAERMRVGYIVEGIETTEELQAVIDADVPWGQGFIFGEPEPLVF, translated from the coding sequence ATGAACCAATCCCTACTCGAGAGCATTCTGGATTTCCGTCGCCCCGCGGTCACCTATACGCATTCCATCGTCAACCTCAAGGACGGGACGACGGTGGCGCGGGAAGTGCTCACCCGTTTCGAGACCCAGCCCGGCCTGATGCGCACGGTGGGCGATCTCCTGGTGGACGTGTCCCTCTCCGCCGAATCCCGGGTGCGCCTGGATCTCCTCTGCCTCGGGGCCATCTTCACCACCCTGGAGATGCACCCCATCACCGAGCACCTCCTGTTCGTGAACCTGGACCCCCTGACGCTGGAGCACCCCGAGTTCTGGTACCAGATCGAGCCCTGGCTCTGGAACCTCTCCATCCCGCCCCACCGCATCGTCTTCGAGATCACCGAAAGCTATTCCCGCCACAGCCTCGACCAGCTCGAGTTCTTCTCCAAGCGGCTCCGGGCCCTGGGGGTGCGCATCGCCGTGGACGACCTGGGCTCGGGCATCGCCTCCCTGGCCCACATGGGCCGGCTCTCCCCGGACTTCTTCAAGGTGGACAAGAGCCTCGTCCGCGGCGTCCAGCGGCGCCCCTACCAGGCCGCCCTGCTCAACGCCCTGTCCGTGTTCGCCGAACGCATGCGCGTGGGCTACATCGTCGAGGGCATCGAGACCACCGAGGAGCTCCAGGCCGTCATCGATGCCGATGTGCCGTGGGGACAAGGATTCATCTTCGGGGAGCCGGAACCCCTGGTCTTCTAG